TTGCTACATTCTCAGCGGTAGGCACAACTCCCATCAAAACAGGATTCTCATTAAGGTTAGTATTATCAAGCTTTGACACCACTTTGTTAAGTTCCTTTTCAAGCTCAAGGAAATCCACAAGCATTCCATTTTCATCAAGAGTAACACCACTTACGCAAACCTCAACTTTATACTTATGCTTGTGTAGATTCTCCCACCTATTGTCTGGCAGTTTCACGCTATGGAAAGAAGAGAAAGAGGATCTAACCACTACCTTGTATTTCATTATATCTTCTTAAGTATTTTGGTAAGTTCACTCCTATCCACGAGCACAACCGGTCTATTTTCAGAGTATCTTATTGCCTTGGGAGTAAACTTAGATGTAGTTATACATATCCCCTTCACTCCGTGAATTGCCTTAACCTTATCAACAATGAATGAAAGCACATCATCGTCAACAGCTTCCCCACTACGCACAACTACCACAAAA
The sequence above is a segment of the Brevinematia bacterium genome. Coding sequences within it:
- a CDS encoding 6-carboxytetrahydropterin synthase, translated to MKYKVVVRSSFSSFHSVKLPDNRWENLHKHKYKVEVCVSGVTLDENGMLVDFLELEKELNKVVSKLDNTNLNENPVLMGVVPTAENVASFIFNELTKNTSYTVEYVKLEETENFSVMVSSE